In the Acidobacteriota bacterium genome, ACCACCATGATCCATATGGTGACCTTCCCGAGCCAGTGGATGGGCAGGATGAATCCGCCGAACTGCCAATACGCCCAGCGGCGGTCGAAGATGGCGGCGACAACGGCGATGATCTGCACCACCATCTTGAACTTGCCCAGGTTGCTGGCCTCGATGGTTAAGCCTTGCGTCGCGGCGATGGAGCGCAGTCCACTGACGAGGAACTCGCGGCCGATGATGACGACGGCGATCCAGGCAGGAACCATCTTGGGATTGAATTGCACCAGCGAGACGAAGGCGGCGGTGATCCAGAGCTTGTCCGCCAGCGGATCGAGCAGCATGCCCAGGGTCGTCACCTGGTTGCGCTTGCGGGCCAGGTAGCCATCGAAACCGTCGGTGAGTGAGGCCAGGATGAAGATAGCGACGGCAACGATCTCGCGCTCGCCGTTCGCGTCACTCAGCAGGCTGGTGCGCAGCACCCACAACATCAGCGGGATGGCCGCGATGCGGGTGAGCGTGATGTTGTTGGGCAAGTTCACGAGAACGGTGGTCAGTGGCCAGTGATCAGTGACGAGTGGCCAGTAAAACCGAGCGAGCCGATGGGCGATTATCTACCTTCGCTGGTACGCGCGCAACGGAAGCGCGGGTAATGCGGCGCGACTTTCCGCACAACTTTGAGCATGTTGCGCGGGTTACGTCGGTAACCGCGCCCGCAGGCACGGCATTACCTTGGTTATTTGACGGTTCTTGTGCCGGGCATCAGAATCCCCCCATGAGCGACGAGAAAAAGACCGGCGAGAGGAAGGACGAACCGATGGCGGCACAGGCGAGCGTGAACAGCGGTGACATCACCGCCAAGATCCAGGCCGCGACCGAGGAGTTGAACGAGTTGCAGAAAGCCATCCACACCGGCACGGTCGACGTGCGCGTCTTGGTGGAATTCCGTGAAGCCATGGAGCACGCGCGGCGCGCTTCGGGCGCGGTGCAGAAGTGGGTAGAAGAGGAAGCCAAGAAGGGCGGCGATCCGTTCAGCGCCGTGCGCTTCGTGGCGGCCGAGCGCATGCGCATCGCCACCCAGATGCTCGGCGAGTTGGCGCGCGACGTGGAGAGTGGCGACCTCGATTTCGATACTGCCGGTCTCGGAGACTTGCGTGCAGCCGTTAAGACCCTCAGCGAACGGCTGGCGCGGTTCGGCAAGTAAAACGGCGTTTACTTGTCGTGGTAGGTGCGAACGGGGAGCGGCGGAAGCCGCTCCCCTTCGCTTTGTGCGACGTCCACTAGGCGTATATGCCGCGCTGCCGGATGGTGAACTGCACGCGATCGATGGCCAGCATGTAGGCGGCGATGCGGTTGTTCACGTTGTGCGTCTCGGCGTAGCGCACCACGTCTTCGAACGAGCTGACCATGATGTGCTCGAGCTGTTCGTTGACCACCGATTCTTTCCAGAAGTATCCCTGGCGGTCCTGCACCCACTCGAAGTAGCTGGCGGTCACGCCGCCGGCGTTGGCGAGGATGTCGGGGACGACGAAGACCCTGTTCTCCGCCAGGATGTCGTCCGCGGCGGCGGTGGTGGGGCCGTTGGCGCCTTCGATCAGGATCTTTGCCTTCACCCGCTCGGCGTTCTGGCTGGTGATCTGGTTCTCGGTGGCGGCGGGGATCAGGATGTCGCAATCGGTAGTGAGCAGATCGGCGGTGGAACGCGCTTCGGCGCCGGAGAATCCGACGATGGTGCCGTTGCGCTGCTGGTGGTCGAGCAGTTTGTCGATGTCGATGCCGTCCGGGTTGAAGAGGCCGCCATCCCATTCGCCCACGCCGATGATCTTGTAGCCCGCGTCGTGCATCAGCTTGGCGGCGTTCGAGCCCACGTTGCCGAAGCCCTGCACGATCACGCGCGTCTCTTCGATGTTCATCCCCAGCTTCTTGAGCGCCTCGTTGGCCACGATCATCACGCCGCGTCCGGTGGCTTCCTTGCGGCCGCGCGAGCCGCCCATGGTGACGGGCTTGCCGGTGACCACCGCGGTGCAGGTCTGGCGGGTGTGCATGGAATAGGTGTCCATGATCCAGGCCATGGTCTGCTCGTTGGTGCCCACGTCGGGAGCGGGAATGTCTTTTTCCGGGCCGATGAACTCCACCAGCTCGGCGGTGTAGCGGCGCGTGATGCGCTCGAGTTCGCCCATGGAGAGCTTTTTGGGATCGCAGATCACGCCACCCTTGGCGCCGCCGAAGGGGATGTTCACCACCGCGCACTTCCACGTCATCCAACTGGCCAGAGCGCGGACTTCATCGAGCGTGACGTCAGGCGCGTAGCGGATGCCACCCTTCGACGGGCCGCGCGCGATGGAATGCTGCACCCGGAAGCCGGTGAAGACCTCGATGCGGCCGTCATCCATCTGCACCGGGATGTGCACGATGATCTCGCGCGTGGGATAGCGCAGGATCTTCCACAAACCTTCATCGAGGTTGAGCTTCTGCGCCGCCAGGTCGAACCGCGCCGCCTGGGATTCCCAGGGGTTGATCTCCTGCTCCATGGAAATGGTTCGCATAAGTCTCCGAATGAGGACTCGCGGGCTTTATGAAGCGCCCGGCCAGAGGCAACCGGAAAGTATAGAGATGCGGGGAAGGGGAGGCAAGGTGGGCAAGTAGCAGGGAGGTAACCAAGTGCAGACATCAGCCAGAGTTCGGGCACCAGTGTTCAGGCACCAGTGTTCGGCCACCAAGGGAAGAACGGCGCCACTGAGGTGTGCGGCGCCGTTGGTTGGGAACTACATGCGGGTGGCTCTGGAGGGTTGACGCACTCTAGCCCCATCTTCATGACGATAGGATGAAGGGTGCGTGAAAATCCGATGACAGCCGGCGCCGCCGTCACGATTCAGATCACTACAGCTTTATTTCCATGCCTTCCGACGCGGCACGCACCTTGGGATAGTGCTCGCCGGCGGTCTTGACGATGGAATCGATGCGGGTGTCGGAGTGGTCGGGGTCGTGGTGGAAGAGCACCAGTTCCTTCACCCCCGCTTCCATCACGATGTTCACCGCTTCGCGCCAATGGCTGTGTCCCCAGCCGCGCTTCGAGGCCTCGTACTGGTCGGGCAGGTACTGCGCGTCGTAGATGAGGACGTCGGCGCCCTGCGCCAGCTTGCGCACGTTCTTATCGAAGACGGGATGGCCGGGCTCGTTGTCGGTGGCGTAGACCACCACTTTGTCCTCGGTCTCGATGCGGAAGCCGAGGCAGCCTTGCGGATGGTTCAGCCACATCGACTGCACGGTGCAGTCGTCGAAAGCGATCTTGTCTTCTTCGATGTCGTAGAAGTTGCGGTGGGCAGCCATCTCCGTCATGTCCACGGGGAAGTACGGGTCGCTCATCTGCTCCTCGATGGCGCGCTGCAGGCCGCGCGTGCGGCTGGAGGAGTGGAAGAAGAAATAGTTTTCCTTGTTCTCGTAGAGCGGGACGAAGAAGGGGATGCCTTGGATGTGGTCCCAATGGAAGTGCGAGAGGAAGATGTGGGCGTGGAAACCCTTGCCCTGGAATTCCTTGGAGAGCGATTTGCCGAGCACGCGGAAGCCGGTGCCGCAGTCGAAGATGTAGAGGTGTCCGTTGATGCGGACCTCGACGCAGGAGGTGTTGCCTCCGTAGCGAAGGTTCTCGGGTTGCGGCGTGGGCGTTGAACCGCGGACGCCCCAGAATCTGACCTGCAAAACCTTCCTCCCATGCCCTGACGCGAGATACAGCTTTCCTCAGGCGCGGCGTTGCCGCGTCTAAGCTTGCTTCCCAGCCGCGGCGGACGGCTCTGTTTGCTCGAGGGGGAGGCTACATGCCGAAAAAGTGGCAGCAGTATACGCTATCGCTGCGCCGCCCCGTCAACCGCGGTAGAGCATTGTCCCTTAGGCACTTGCGGGTGGAACAGTGGCGAATGCGGTTCCTTTAGGGTAGAACAAGGCCGGATCACGGGGGTCGGACACCGAACCCTGGCCGCCGCATTGGTCTTTTGTCCCTTCGGCGGCTCCGTATAATCGACGTTCGACGTTTCCCCATGCTCACCCCCGATCAAGCCACCTTCGAGCGCCTGGCCGCGGACCATACCCTGGTGCCGGTGGCGCGCACTATCAGCGCCGACCTGGAGACGCCGGTGTCAGCCTTCCTCAGCCTGGCGGCGGCAGAGCCTTACGCCTTTCTGCTGGAATCGGTGGAGGGTGGCGAGCGCATCGGGCGCTACACCTTTCTCGGCGCCAGGCCTTACATGGTAGTCACCGCGCGCGGGGACGAGCTGCGCGTCGCTCATATGAAGAGCGACCACGTGCGGAGCAGGCGTAAGGCGGCGAAGTCCATCAGGAAACCAAAGCAAAGCGTCTTTGAGGTGGTCGCCGGGTTGCTCGCCGAACATCGCGTGGCGCAGGTCGCCGGGCTGCCTCCGTTCACCGGCGGAGCCGTCGGCTACTTCGCTTACGACGCGGTGCGACGCCTGGAAAAACTTCCCGCGCGGGCGCAGGACGATCTTCATCTTCCGGACTGCGTGCTGATGTTCTTCGATCGCCTGCTCGCCTTCGACCACGTGAAGCATCAGCTCCATCTGATCGCGACGGTCGATGTTCGCGGACAGAAGCCGCGCCAAGCCTACGACCGGGCCGTGCGCGAGCTCGACGAGATGGAGCGGGCGCTGCTTGCCGGCATCGCCAAGCGTCATGGCGCCGGGCGCAAGCCGATCGCGAAGCCCCTGAAGCCGCGCGCCACCACCCCGCGCGCGCGCTTCCTGAAGTCGGTCGGCAAAGTGAAGGACTACATCGCTGCCGGCGACGTCTTCCAAACCGTGCTCTCGCAGCGCCTCGAGCTGGAGCCCGGCGTGCCGCCGTTCGATATCTATCGCGCGCTGCGCGCGGTGAATCCCTCGCCCTATATGTACTTCCTGCGCCTGGGCGAGACGCACGTGCTGGGCTCCTCCCCGGAGATGCTGGTGAAGGTGACCGGGCGGCAGCTCGAATACCATCCCATCGCGGGGACGCGGCCGCGCAGTCCTGACGACGCGGAAGATCGCCGGCTCGAGCAAGAGCTGCGCCATGACGAGAAAGAGCGCGCCGAGCACGTGATGCTCGTCGACCTGGGCCGCAATGACCTGGGACGGGTGAGCGAATACGGCAGCGTCGAAGTCCGCAACCTGATGTACGTGGAGCGCTACTCGCACGTGATGCATCTCGTCTCGCATCTCGTGGGACGACTGCGCCCGGAGTTGAGCGCGCTCGATGCCTTTGCCGCCTGCTTTCCCGCCGGCACCCTGACCGGCGCGCCCAAGGTGCGCGCCATGGAGATCATCGAAGAGTTGGAGCCGGTGCGCCGGGGCGTCTACGGCGGGGCGGTCCTGTATGCGGATTTTGCCGGGAATCTCGATTCCTGCATCGCCATCCGCACGATGCTGATGCAGGGCAAGCGAGCTTACGTGCAGGCGGGCGCGGGCATCGTGGCCGACAGCGTCGCGGAATCGGAATACGAAGAGTGCGTCAACAAGGCCAGTGCCGTCATCCGCGCGGTCGAGATTGCGCGTAGCGGTGGGTAGATCAAGACCCACCACGGAGGCACTGAGGCACGGAGGTTTTTAGGATTTGGTTTTTGGTTTTGACCTTTCGGCCCTATCTTGATTGCTTCGCTTTTGATCTTTCAGCTTTGCGCTTTTGATCTTCTCCGTGACTCCGTGTCTCCGTGGTGAAGGGCTTTGTCGGGGCTAGCAGGACTCAATGATCTTCATATTGGACAACTACGATTCCTTCACCTACAACCTGGTGCAGTATTTTGGCGAGTTGGGGGAGCGGGTCGAAGTGCGGCGCAATGACCAGACCACGCCGGCGGAGATCGAGCGGCTCGCGCCCTCGCACATCGTGGTCTCGCCCGGGCCATGCACGCCGCAAGAGGCGGGGATATCCATCGACGTCATCCGTTATTTCGCCGGCAAGCGGCCGGTGCTGGGCGTTTGTCTCGGACACCAAGCCATCGGCGCGGCCTTTGGCGGCAGAGTCGTGCGCGCGGAGAAGCTGATGCACGGCAAGACCAGCGCGGTGGAGCACGATGGCCAGACCATCTTCCGCGGACTGCCCTCGCCCTTCACCGCCACCCGCTACCACTCGCTCATCGTCGCGGAAAAAGGTTTGCCGAAGGAGCTCGAGATCACGGCGCGCGTCGTCCAGGCGGGGGCCCGGCCGCCTGACGATGTGGGCGTCATTATGGGCGTGCGTCATCGGACGATGAAGGTCGAGGGCGTGCAGTTCCATCCTGAAAGCGTGCTCACCGAGAATGGGAAAGCGCTGCTCAAGAATTTCCTGGCGCTGTAGTCATTCCCCGCTTGGTCAAAAACCCAAGCTGTCTCGGAATCTGGATTGACATTCATCCCCCCGGGAACGACACTTACGCCCGCGAAAAGAGGGTTTTCCGGATGGCCACGAAAGCACAGACCGATAAGCGCGCCACCCGCCGCTTTCCGCTCAGCTTGCCGGTGGCGATGAAGGTGCAGAGCAAGGAAAGAGGCGAGATGGTCTCGGAGACGCGGGACGTGAGCGCGCGCGGCGTCTTTTTCTACATGGAGAGCGCGCCCGCCGAAGGCAGCGAGGTCGAGTTCACGCTTACCCTGCCGCCGGAGATCACGCTGACCGAAGCACTGCGTATCCATTGCTCGGGACGCGTGGTGCGCGTGGATAAGGATAAGGGCGAAGGCACCCGGTTCGGCATCGCCGCCGCCATCGACAAATACGATCTCTCCAGCGAGAATTAGCCCGCGCGCCCGGCCACGCCATGAAGTCTCTCTTCTCCCGGTTCTCGTTCCTCACCATTGCGGTGCTGGCTGCTGCCACTGCTGACGCGGCCCCGCAGTCGTTCGCCGCGCAGTCGTCCGTCGCGCAGCCCATCGGCGAAGTATTCGCCTCCGACGCCACCGTACGAGGTTCGGTACAGCTCACCAGCGGCGGCGCCAAGGTGATGAGCGGCGCCAACGTGACCGCCGGCGATGCGGCGGCGCGACTGGCGCTGGCGCGCGGCGGCGAAGTGCGCGTGTGCGCGCAGACCAGCGTGGCGGTGAGCGCATCGAGCAACGGCCGCGAGCTCATGTTCGCCATGGGCTCGGGCGCCATCGAGGCGGATTACAAGCTGGCGGGCTCCGCCGACACCGACATCATTGTCACGCCCGACTTCCGCATCCTGCTGGCCGGGCCGGGAACGTTTCACTTCGCGTTGCGCAGCCGTCCCAACGGCGATACCTGCGTGCAGGCGCGCACTTCCAATGGCGCGTCGCTGGTGCTCACCGAGATGATGGGCGACGCCACCTATCAAGTGAAGCCCCACGAGCGAGTGCTCTTCCGCAAGGGAAGATTGAGCGAGCCCCAGGCGAACCCGATGGGCGACTGTGGGTGTCCGCCGCCGGCAGCTCCGGCGCCCGTGCTGCGCGCGGAGGCGCCGAAGCCGGCGCCAGCGAGCGTCCCGGTGCTGATCGCGACCGAGGCCGTCG is a window encoding:
- the pgsA gene encoding CDP-diacylglycerol--glycerol-3-phosphate 3-phosphatidyltransferase, translated to MNLPNNITLTRIAAIPLMLWVLRTSLLSDANGEREIVAVAIFILASLTDGFDGYLARKRNQVTTLGMLLDPLADKLWITAAFVSLVQFNPKMVPAWIAVVIIGREFLVSGLRSIAATQGLTIEASNLGKFKMVVQIIAVVAAIFDRRWAYWQFGGFILPIHWLGKVTIWIMVVLSLWSAIDYFAAFWSKVAGTVEKRRKRRAFILSRRRKSDVAAG
- a CDS encoding PilZ domain-containing protein; this encodes MATKAQTDKRATRRFPLSLPVAMKVQSKERGEMVSETRDVSARGVFFYMESAPAEGSEVEFTLTLPPEITLTEALRIHCSGRVVRVDKDKGEGTRFGIAAAIDKYDLSSEN
- a CDS encoding aminodeoxychorismate/anthranilate synthase component II, whose protein sequence is MIFILDNYDSFTYNLVQYFGELGERVEVRRNDQTTPAEIERLAPSHIVVSPGPCTPQEAGISIDVIRYFAGKRPVLGVCLGHQAIGAAFGGRVVRAEKLMHGKTSAVEHDGQTIFRGLPSPFTATRYHSLIVAEKGLPKELEITARVVQAGARPPDDVGVIMGVRHRTMKVEGVQFHPESVLTENGKALLKNFLAL
- the trpE gene encoding anthranilate synthase component I — encoded protein: MLTPDQATFERLAADHTLVPVARTISADLETPVSAFLSLAAAEPYAFLLESVEGGERIGRYTFLGARPYMVVTARGDELRVAHMKSDHVRSRRKAAKSIRKPKQSVFEVVAGLLAEHRVAQVAGLPPFTGGAVGYFAYDAVRRLEKLPARAQDDLHLPDCVLMFFDRLLAFDHVKHQLHLIATVDVRGQKPRQAYDRAVRELDEMERALLAGIAKRHGAGRKPIAKPLKPRATTPRARFLKSVGKVKDYIAAGDVFQTVLSQRLELEPGVPPFDIYRALRAVNPSPYMYFLRLGETHVLGSSPEMLVKVTGRQLEYHPIAGTRPRSPDDAEDRRLEQELRHDEKERAEHVMLVDLGRNDLGRVSEYGSVEVRNLMYVERYSHVMHLVSHLVGRLRPELSALDAFAACFPAGTLTGAPKVRAMEIIEELEPVRRGVYGGAVLYADFAGNLDSCIAIRTMLMQGKRAYVQAGAGIVADSVAESEYEECVNKASAVIRAVEIARSGG
- a CDS encoding Glu/Leu/Phe/Val dehydrogenase, whose translation is MRTISMEQEINPWESQAARFDLAAQKLNLDEGLWKILRYPTREIIVHIPVQMDDGRIEVFTGFRVQHSIARGPSKGGIRYAPDVTLDEVRALASWMTWKCAVVNIPFGGAKGGVICDPKKLSMGELERITRRYTAELVEFIGPEKDIPAPDVGTNEQTMAWIMDTYSMHTRQTCTAVVTGKPVTMGGSRGRKEATGRGVMIVANEALKKLGMNIEETRVIVQGFGNVGSNAAKLMHDAGYKIIGVGEWDGGLFNPDGIDIDKLLDHQQRNGTIVGFSGAEARSTADLLTTDCDILIPAATENQITSQNAERVKAKILIEGANGPTTAAADDILAENRVFVVPDILANAGGVTASYFEWVQDRQGYFWKESVVNEQLEHIMVSSFEDVVRYAETHNVNNRIAAYMLAIDRVQFTIRQRGIYA
- a CDS encoding MBL fold metallo-hydrolase; translated protein: MQVRFWGVRGSTPTPQPENLRYGGNTSCVEVRINGHLYIFDCGTGFRVLGKSLSKEFQGKGFHAHIFLSHFHWDHIQGIPFFVPLYENKENYFFFHSSSRTRGLQRAIEEQMSDPYFPVDMTEMAAHRNFYDIEEDKIAFDDCTVQSMWLNHPQGCLGFRIETEDKVVVYATDNEPGHPVFDKNVRKLAQGADVLIYDAQYLPDQYEASKRGWGHSHWREAVNIVMEAGVKELVLFHHDPDHSDTRIDSIVKTAGEHYPKVRAASEGMEIKL